A single window of Jaculus jaculus isolate mJacJac1 chromosome 14, mJacJac1.mat.Y.cur, whole genome shotgun sequence DNA harbors:
- the LOC123454605 gene encoding vomeronasal type-1 receptor 4-like → MATIFLSQLTLGILGNSVLLYHFIRADFIGDRAKPTDLIVKHLTWANLIVILFKGIPQTIMAFGLISFLDDIFCKVVSYFNRIARGVSLSSTSLLSVIQAITISPSNSRLVQLKVRAFKVIGPALGLCWALHMLVNFFIPMKVTNILDARNHTRFADSVNCAVVGPPSQIQIVYSVLLSSIDVICLGFIMWASGFMVLMLWKHKQRVQHIHSALCPSSSPETRATQSILALVSSFVLFYVTSVILNLCFPYFHIASKWLINANGAMTACFPAFCPFLLIRQYATVPMFCCKSKANHGPCLNREL, encoded by the coding sequence ATGGCAACCATCTTCCTGTCCCAGTTGACACTGGGAATCCTTGGAAACTCTGTCCTGCTTTATCACTTCATCCGTGCTGACTTTATTGGAGACAGGGCGAAGCCCACAGATCTTATTGTCAAGCACCTGACATGGGCCAACCTCATAgttattctttttaaaggaaTTCCTCAGACAATCATGGCTTTTGGTCTGATTAGTTTTCTAGATGATATTTTTTGTAAAGTTGTCTCTTATTTTAATAGAATTGCCAGGGGAGTATCTCTTAGTTCTACATCACTTTTGAGTGTCATTCAGGCCATAACAATCAGTCCTAGTAATTCAAGGTTGGTACAGCTCAAGGTGAGAGCCTTCAAGGTCATTGGGCCAGCTCTGGGCCTGTGCTGGGCCCTGCACATGCTGGTGAATTTCTTCATTCCTATGAAGGTGACTAACATCCTGGATGCCAGAAATCATACTAGGTTTGCAGATTCTGTAAATTGTGCTGTTGTAGGGCCTCCTAGTCAAATCCAAATAGTTTATTCAGTCTTGTTGTCTTCCATTGATGTTATATGTTTAGGATTCATAATGTGGGCCAGTGGCTTCATGGTACTTATGTTATGGAAGCATAAGCAGAGGGTCCAGCACATTCACAGCGCCCTGTGTCCAAGTTCATCCCCTGAGACCAGAGCCACACAGAGCATCCTTGCCCTAGTGAGCAGCTTTGTGCTCTTTTATGTAACCTCAGTCATCTTAAATCTGTGTTTTCCTTACTTTCATATTGCCAGTAAATGGCTGATCAATGCAAATGGAGCAATGACTGCATGTTTCCCAGCCTTCTGTCCCTTTCTACTCATCAGACAGTATGCCACTGTTCCTATGTTCTGCTGTAAAAGTAAGGCAAATCATGGACCTTGTTTAAACAGAGAGCTCTAA